A region of the Canis aureus isolate CA01 chromosome 20, VMU_Caureus_v.1.0, whole genome shotgun sequence genome:
cagggtgtgatcccggagtcctgggatcgagtcccacatggggctccctgcatggagcctgcttctccctctgcctgtgtctctgcctctctctctccgtgtctctcatgaataaataaataaaacctttaaaaaacaaacaaacaaaaaaactggttCTTGGGTCCATTATACTATTCTATcttatctttgaatttttttatagatataaatttaGAGAACAAATTTTTGACGAAATACCTTGTAATAGACTTTTGATGCAAGAAGTATCTAACTCTGCCTTTGGTCACTAATTGAGAATAGCAATTGAATTGTTTGCTTAGTGGCCTCCAGAGAAATGCTTGGGCCTAAGGAGCCACAAGATTTGAGTTGGTTCTATTGATTTCAAATAGTAGTTTAAGAGGGTGTGGGGAATTGTTAAATGTAAGCACTTGGTGTCCCTTGTGATCATGCGCCACTGCAGGTCGGCACTTGGTGTGGTGCACGGGCAAAATCTTCACCTGCCTGGTTGAAAGTAAAATACCTTGGCATGGTTTGAAAgttctttctgggatccctgggtggcgcagcggtttggcgcctgcctttggcccagggcgcgatcctggagacccgggatcgaatcccacgtcgggctcccggtgcatggagcctgcttctccctctgcctatgtctctgcctctctctctctctctctctctctctctctgtgactatcataaataaataaaaaaaattaaaaaaaaaaatttgaaagttcTTTCTATTGCTCCATTGTAGGGTGTTTCAGCAGTCAGGTAGCTGATGATACCTGCTAAGGAAcacctccatcaccaccatctcATGACATTTAGCTTTTCCTTCAGGTGCTTTGGGGTAATAAGAGTGaggtaacatttcttttttttttttttttttttttttttttatctgttttatctcTGCTGCTTTGAACTTTGGGGCTTTCTGGAGACCCTGTTAACACTCCAGCTCTCCCTCAAGGTAGTCCTTCTGCTTCATTCAACAACATGTGTCTTAAGCCCCCTGCACACAGTTATGCACAAGGTAGAAAGTCTAGAGGCCAGTGACATCTGTGGACTCAAATGATGGTGACAGGAGTACTGAAAGTTTTCAGGTCATGGCTGGAGATGTTGGCTTTGGGCTTAGGTCGTTTTTTTTAGGCcattttgttttcacttattaatttattggtaatctctatacccagcgtggggcttgaactcacaatcctgagatcaagagtcacatgctcttgcagttgaaccagccaggtgcccctcctgctCCATTTATATTGGTAAGATTCTGTGAACTATTAGATTAGTTTTTAGTATACCcttgaatgtaatttttttttaacatgcccTTAGGAAATGACTGAATCCAATGGATTATTAGATTATTGGCAGACCTCATTCTTTTTCGTGGCTTGGTAGAAAGACCCAGGCCTTGGAGTCTAACAGATAGACTTTGGCCCACTTAGTGGCAGTCTGATTTTGAGCAGGTTCTCTTATTAAGCCCAAagttcctcctctgtaaaatgataGTAACATCACCTGCCTTGCTGAACGGTTTTGAAGATTCAGTGTAATGTTTAAAGAGCACCTGTTCAGAGCAAGCATTGCCATAAGTGCTGAGTGCTTAGTGGAGTCGTGGCCCTCTAGAAATGTCCACCCGATTGGGGCAGTCTAATAATCCAAATGATAAGAGCAGCTAAATATATTGCCACCTACTACGTGCTGGGCACTATTTCAAGCACTTTATGCACATTAAACTAATTGAATTCTAAAATCCCATGAGACAAGTAGTATTGTTATTCCCATACTAAGGAAACTAAGTCATGGAGAGTTTGATCCCTGAGGAATCAGAATTTGAGTCCAGGCCATTTGGCTCTGGAGGCAGCATTTTTAACCAAGATACTATTCTTTTTTTGACAGTCTAAACAAGAAACATAAGTCCACAGTCAGAAACAAATTGGGGGGGAGGATGTTAATTATATTAAGTACTTAAGGCTTTCTCAAAAAGAAACCTGTGTCAAGACAGACATTGAAGTGTACAAACAGTGATGcctggctcagccactgagcacctgctttcagcccagggtatgatcctggagttctgggatcgagtcccacatcaggctccctgcaggaagcctgcttctctctctctgcctgtgtctctgcctctctcgctctgtgtctctcatgaataaataaataaaatctttaaaaaaaaaaaaaaagtgtacgaGCAACGTTCATCTCACTAAGAATTGCCCTAAgtacaaaaatgtgtattttgttatAGATCAGCATATATCAAGAACATAAATAATACTTGAAAattttgggacccctgggtggctcagcacttgagtgtctgcctttggctcagggtgtgatcccagagttgtgggatcgagtcccacattgggcttcctgcatggaacctgcttctgcctctgcctctgcttctctctctgtctctcatgaataaataaaacctttaaaaaaaaatactttgaaatttttgTATCTCATTCAGCCTAGAGTGACAGCTTGTTTGTGTAGAAATAATAGTTTTGCAAAAGAGTATGTAAATAACTAATTTGATTTAGAAAGGTTTTAGAATTTACAACCAAAATATTGTATTATAGAGCTGTGCACAAAAAGGCAaattatgggggtgcctgggtggcttagtcggttatttggctcaggttctgatcccagggtcttgggatctagccccacgtcaggctctctgctgagcaggaagcctgcttctccctctccctctgccctccacttgtgcttgctctgtctctctggtGTTcagtctctcttaaataaataaaatcttttttaaaaaaaaggcaaattatgttttttttaaaaaggcaattatgTGTCCTAATCACAGGGAGATTTAAGTATGCTTTTTTCAAATCAACAGAATGTTATAAATTTTGGTATTAATGACTTTGAAATAGCTaggattgggacacctgggtggctcagtggttaagcgtctgccttgggctcagggtgtgatcctggagtccttgggatccagtcccacatcaggctccctgcatggagcttgcttctccctctgcctatgtctctgcacctctctctctctcatgaataaataaaatctaaaaaaaaaaaaagaaagaaagaaagaaaagaaataactagtATCTATTTTCCTGATTCTATTGAATCAGAAAAAAGATTAATCTTGGCTGTGTTATAACTGTCCATTTTTACCTCAggctgtttaagaaaaaaaattccttccttccattcacaTCATCAGATGGGGTGTTCTGGTTTCCTGGCATATCCACTGCCACGCTTTGTTAAGCTGAGTGGCATTGCATGCATCTGCCTTGCTGTGACAGGGTGGAAATGGCTACCTCACAAAAGGCCTGTGAAGCTTGGGTCATTTGTGTGAATAAAGGTTCCTACTAGGTTGTAACTTTTTTTGAATTGGagttttgagggatgcctgggtggctcaggggttgattgtctgcctttggctcagggcgtgatcccgagtcccaggatcaagtcccacatctggctccctgcatggagcctgcttctccctctgcctatgtctctgcctctctctgtgtgtctctcatgagtaaataaataaaatctttaaaaagggagttgaaattaaagggaaaaaaaatgagcaaggtATTGGAGAATGCAAGCTATGAGGGTAGAAAGGTGGGACCCTTGTGTTGGAAGGTAAGTTCTTTTCAGAATAGGCAGCTAACTGCTTTTTGTATTCACTCAGGTCTAAAGTCACATGTATATAGGCTGGTGATGAGTAAAATGAGGAAAGGATATGGTTAACAAGGAAAAGCATGAAATTTCCTTTGGGACTCTGAAAATATGGTGGTCTAATTTGGAGCCCCTAAAAGGTAGAGAAGGCAATTGATGAAGAGTCTGACAGGTCCAGTGCTATCTTTTAGTCTTGAAATGTCCTCATGCAGATCCACAATGACTGCTGCCCCACCCTTCCTTTCTGCACTGGGGAGTCCTATGCAAGAGGGGCTGTTCATTGCCTGCCTCTGTGATGATCATAAGGCTTTATGGGAAATGAGAAGTGGTTCTTTAGGAAAAGGTTAGGAGTCCCTGGTCTGGAGCTTAGGGTCTCTTCCAGTCATACTGGTCTGCAACCCTTTGTGACCTGGTAACCTGAACGAGAAAGAATTTGATAACTCTCCAGTAGAgtctttttgatttttgttttttcattctaaCGTTTTGAATTAATGCTTAACTATTCTCTTTTTGGTCAGGGTTCTGCAGCATTCCAGACCTCGAGCACTGAATCAGGATGGGAAAAAGACGTTGTGTTCCTCCACTTGAGCCCAAGTTGGCAGCAGGCTGTTGTGGGGTCAAGAAGCCTAAGTTATCTGGAAGTGGAACGCACAGTCACGGGAACCAGTCCACAACTGTCCCCGGCTCTAGTTCAGGACCTCTTCAAAACCACCAGCATGTGGATGGCAGCAGTGGTCGGGAGAATGTGTCAGACTTAACTCTGGGACCTGGAAATTCTCCCATTACACGAATGAATCCCGCATCGGGAGCGCTGAGCCCTCTTCCCCGGCCCAATGGAACTGCCAACACCACCAAGAATCTGGTGGTGACTGCAGAGATGTGCTGCTACTGCTTTGACGTCCTCTACTGTCACCTCTATGGCTTCCCACAGCCACGACTTCCTAGATTCACCAATGACCCCTAGTGAGTAAATCCATCAGGTGCAGGGGACAGTGAGAAGACATAGTGACGTCTTTCTTGGGTTCTCTCTCTTgagaagggtgggggtggggggggctgccACTTACAAAGAGCTTTAGCATCGTTTGGGCAGAGAGTAATGAGAATAGGATGATGAGAAATGTCCAGACAGTATCGAGAACAGTATCTGGATTGAGTAATAGAAGAGGTCTAGGTTACACTTGAAGTATTGGCTTGTTTTTAAGCTAACGTTTTAGAAATTAGGGTTTCTTTCTTGGTTCTTCATTTGGTTTGTTGATTTATATGGTGGAGAATAGGTGACTTAACCTTTCCAGTGGAGAAGCCACAGATCACATCATTGTGGTCCAGGTGTTGAAGTCCAAATGAATTGGAAATTTTGGGGGGCCAGGTTGAGAGTAGAAGCACTTATAATGGGAGCTGTGATGGTCTCAACAAGGATCCCTTCCTTTGTTCCATCAGTTCCCCCATGGCTTCTTCCACCCACCCCACCAAGAATGTCAGATTCTGCTGTACTGTGTTTAGTTCAAGACTCTATCATTTGTCCTAAGCTCTCTGAAGGTGTCAGTGACTTAAATAAGTTTATGTGTAGAGTGAAGAAATCCATGACAgagttttcttcctcttcagaaTTGAAAGCAACTCtgatctggcttttttttttttttttaatttaatttaaattttaggtacttaacatacagtgcagtattggtttctggagtagaattcagtgattcatcacatatACAATCCCATTGCTCAATATCACAAATGCCCCCccttctttaagatttatttatttattttagagtatgtgagcttggggaggggcacagggagagagaaggacacAGGGAAACTCCCaagccaaccccccccccccacccgccaaaACCAAGGAGTTGgttgcttagccaactgaaccacccaggtgccttacaagtgccctccttaatattcatgacccatttaacccattcccACACCTAACTCCCTTTATTatcccttagtttgttctctatggttaagagtctttTAGGGCttatttccctcctccttcccatatgttcatctgttgtctttcttaaattccacatatgagtgagattatatggtattttgtctttctctgaccaactTCACTTAGGTTAATACACTCTGGctccatctgtgtcattgcaaatggcaaggtttcattcttttttatggctaatattccggggtgtgtgtgtgtgtgtgtacacactatATCATCTTTATCATTCATCAGTTAGTGGACATGtgtgggctctctccatagtttagctattgttttggttttttttttttttaagatttttttttttttttttttaagattttatttatttattcatgagagacacagagagagggagaggcaggctccatgaagggagcctgacacggaacttaatcccgggtctccaggatcacaccctgggctgaaggtggtgctaaaccgctgagccacccgggctgcccaagatttaaGTAGTTTCCATACCCAACTCAGGGTTGGAgctcacaacccttagatcaaaagtcacacattccactgactcagccagccaggcacccttgaaCTGGCTTTAAGAAAGtactgaagatttaaaaaaaaattaaaaaagaaaaaaaaaaaaagaaagtactgaAGAGATGCTTTCGGAGATTTCATTGACCTAAGATCATTTATTCTGCAAATGTTAATGCCGTATTAGAGCAACACATAGCCCCACTGGTCAGGGAGTGGAGAGATTATGAAGAAAAAATCCTCACTTTTGGGAGACTTGCCAAGTTggcaaatcacacacacaaagctaAACAATGTGTTTGGCATACTTCTGTGGGCAGAAGTAGAGGGGAAGTTACTCCTATGTGATTGTGTCAGAGGAGAGAAACTGTAGAGAAAAAATGTGCTAACTTTTTAGGAAGTATTGCCATGGGATACCGTGGCTCAGAAAATTCCTGATTGAACAGGTGAAGATTCTAAGCCTTTATCCTAAGTAAGATCAAGTTTGTCCCACCAAAAAGGATGTGGATTTGGAAGAGTGagtggtggctgcagtgttacaGGGAAAGGGTTGTTGCTTATATTCAGGGGCTTGTATTTCCATTCTACAGACagtggaattgtttttttttttttttttttttttttaagattttatttattcattcatagagacacagagagagagagagaggcagagacacaggcagagggagaagcaggctccatgcagagatgtgggactcgatccagggtctccaggatcacgccctgggctgcaggcggtgccaaaccgctgcgccaccagggctgcccagacaGTGGAATTCTTGAGGGGTTTTGAGTAGGTTTTGGGACAATAACTTTGGGTGCTGTTCAGGCATTTACTGGAGGGAAAAGATAGGCAGCAGATCTGCTTTAAAACAGTAATCAAAGTAAACagctttaaaaatttaagttgctgggcagcccaggtggctcagcggtttagcgccgccttcagtccagggcctgattctggagaccagggatcgagtcccacgtcaggctccctgcatggagcctgcttctccctctgcctgtgtctctgcctctctctctctctgtctctcatgaataaataaaatctttaaaaaataaaaaaaagaaactaaaatttaagtTGCTTTTTAGATTTTGCTCTAAGAAATAACCGCATTGGAGTATAGAGGAAATATCAGGATGAAGGGACAGTTCCATAACCTGTTTCTAAAAAGTCTGTTACCACCAATCTAATGACTTTGGTCTAGAAGCAGAAAGTGGCAACTTTTACTAATaatacaatttctttctttttttttttaaatttttatttatttatgatagtcacagagagagagagagagaggcagagacataggcagagggagaagcaggctccatgcaccgggagcctgacgtgggattagatcccgggtctccaggatcgcgccctgggccaaaggcccgcgccaaaccgctgcaccacccagggatcccaataatacAATTTCTTGCAGAGACATTGGAGCAGGACAAAGGGCAGAGATAATTATGGGAATAATGGGAGGTTATGGGGAATGAGGAGAAAGTATGCAGGCCCAGTGTCTTCATGAAGGATGTAACTGGGGAACATGGACACTCccagaaatagaataaagaagaagagaaagacatgGAAATTAGAAGAAGTTGGGTGCTGGGCAGAGGAATAGGAAAGTAGCACAATTGAGAGTGAATTAAACCTATCAGCAAGGACCACAGGAAGGGCTACACAGAGTGCCTTTCTTCATGCtgccttgtcttttctctctctctcttccatccaCAGACTGCACAATTCCCAGAAAGACAGAGTCCTTCGCATAGCCACAATTCAGAAAACAGTCCTTTTTGGGGAATAACGGAAATGAATAGGGGAAAGCAAAAGTTTTGTTCTTATCCATGATTGATTTGGGGCTGGagaatgttttttgtttccttttgtagTCCGCTCTTTGTGACATGGAAGACAGGGCGGGACAAGCGGCTTCGTGGCTGCATCGGGACCTTCTCAGCCATGAATCTTCATTCAGGACTCAGGGAATACACGTTAACCAGGTAATGACACCAGACATAAACTCTGTAGATAAGTTGACTAGAATTGAAAACAACTGCTTGACTTTGTTTCTTCTAAGTGATAAAGTTTGAGTGTTCTCTTTTTGGTAATCAGGAAGTATGGGACTTTAATCTGGTGAGTCACTTATCAGTTGTGTAGGCAATTAATAGCATCAAGTTATTTTTA
Encoded here:
- the AMMECR1L gene encoding AMMECR1-like protein isoform X2, giving the protein MGKRRCVPPLEPKLAAGCCGVKKPKLSGSGTHSHGNQSTTVPGSSSGPLQNHQHVDGSSGRENVSDLTLGPGNSPITRMNPASGALSPLPRPNGTANTTKNLVVTAEMCCYCFDVLYCHLYGFPQPRLPRFTNDPYPLFVTWKTGRDKRLRGCIGTFSAMNLHSGLREYTLTSALKDSRFPPLTREELPKLFCSVSLLTNFEDASDYLDWEVGVHGIRIEFINEKGVKRTATYLPEVAKEQDWDQIQTIDSLLRKGGFKAPITSEFRKTIKLTRNNHLAVEE
- the AMMECR1L gene encoding AMMECR1-like protein isoform X1; translation: MGKRRCVPPLEPKLAAGCCGVKKPKLSGSGTHSHGNQSTTVPGSSSGPLQNHQHVDGSSGRENVSDLTLGPGNSPITRMNPASGALSPLPRPNGTANTTKNLVVTAEMCCYCFDVLYCHLYGFPQPRLPRFTNDPYPLFVTWKTGRDKRLRGCIGTFSAMNLHSGLREYTLTSALKDSRFPPLTREELPKLFCSVSLLTNFEDASDYLDWEVGVHGIRIEFINEKGVKRTATYLPEVAKEQDWDQIQTIDSLLRKGGFKAPITSEFRKTIKLTRYRSEKVTISYAEYIASRQHCFQNGTLHAPPLYNHYS